A single genomic interval of Cucumis sativus cultivar 9930 chromosome 5, Cucumber_9930_V3, whole genome shotgun sequence harbors:
- the LOC101220126 gene encoding deoxyhypusine synthase isoform X2, with protein MISTGFQASNLGDAIEVVNQMLDWRLADEKVTEDCSEEEKDPIFRESTRCKVFLGFTSNLISSGVRDTIRYLVEHHMVDVIVTTTGGIEEDLIKCLAPTYKGDFSLPGAFLRSKGLNRIGNLLVPNDNYCKFEDWVIPILDQMLKEQREENVLWTPSKVIRRLGREINDKSSYLYWAYKNNIPVFCPGLTDGSLGDMLYFHSFRNPGLIIDIIQDIRAVNGEAIHASPRKTGMIILGGGLPKHHICNANMMRNGADYALFINTAQEFDGSDSGARPDEAVSWGKIRGSAKTVKVHCDATIAFPLLVAETFALRREKKKEKEVSVGVPES; from the exons ATGATCTCTACTGGATTTCAAGCCTCCAATTTGGGAGATGCCATAGAAGTCGTCAATCAAATG CTAGATTGGAGGCTTGCTGATGAGAAGGTGACCGAAGATTGTTCTGAGGAGGAGAAGGATCCAATCTTTAGGGAGTCGACGAGGTGCAAGGTGTTTCTTGGTTTCACTTCCAATCTAATTTCTTCTGGTGTTAGAGACACAATTCGTTATCTTGTTGAACACCATATG GTTGATGTAATTGTCACTACAACTGGTGGTATTGAAGAAGATCTTATAAAATGTCTTGCTCCCACATATAAAGGTGACTTTTCTCTTCCTGGAGCATTTCTTCGATCAAAAGGGCTGAATCGCATTGGTAACTTATTAGTTCCTAATGATAACTACTGCAAATTTGAGGATTGGGTAATCCCAATTTTGGATCAGATGTTGAAGGAACAACGTGAAGAG AATGTACTATGGACTCCATCCAAGGTAATCCGACGCTTGGGAAGAGAAATAAATGACAAGAGTTCGTATCTTTATTGGGCCTACAAG AACAATATTCCAGTCTTCTGTCCAGGATTAACTGATGGCTCATTGGGAGATATGTTGTACTTCCACTCTTTTCGTAATCCTGGATTGATTATTGACATCATTCAAG ATATTAGGGCCGTGAATGGTGAAGCTATTCATGCAAGTCCAAGGAAGACTGGGATGATAATTCTTGGTGGGGGACTCCCGAAACATCATATTTGCAATGCCAATATGATGCGTAACGGTGCAGACTATGCTCTCTTCATCAACACCGCTCAAGAGTTTGATGGAAGTGACTCAGGAGCCCGCCCCGATGAGGCTGTCTCCTGGGGCAAAATTCGAGGTTCGGCCAAGACTGTCAAG GTACATTGCGATGCAACAATTGCCTTCCCGTTGCTCGTAGCAGAAACATTTGCCttaagaagagagaagaagaaggagaaggaggtCAGTGTTGGAGTCCCAGAGAGCTGA
- the LOC101220126 gene encoding deoxyhypusine synthase isoform X3 gives MVDVIVTTTGGIEEDLIKCLAPTYKGDFSLPGAFLRSKGLNRIGNLLVPNDNYCKFEDWVIPILDQMLKEQREENVLWTPSKVIRRLGREINDKSSYLYWAYKNNIPVFCPGLTDGSLGDMLYFHSFRNPGLIIDIIQDIRAVNGEAIHASPRKTGMIILGGGLPKHHICNANMMRNGADYALFINTAQEFDGSDSGARPDEAVSWGKIRGSAKTVKVHCDATIAFPLLVAETFALRREKKKEKEVSVGVPES, from the exons ATG GTTGATGTAATTGTCACTACAACTGGTGGTATTGAAGAAGATCTTATAAAATGTCTTGCTCCCACATATAAAGGTGACTTTTCTCTTCCTGGAGCATTTCTTCGATCAAAAGGGCTGAATCGCATTGGTAACTTATTAGTTCCTAATGATAACTACTGCAAATTTGAGGATTGGGTAATCCCAATTTTGGATCAGATGTTGAAGGAACAACGTGAAGAG AATGTACTATGGACTCCATCCAAGGTAATCCGACGCTTGGGAAGAGAAATAAATGACAAGAGTTCGTATCTTTATTGGGCCTACAAG AACAATATTCCAGTCTTCTGTCCAGGATTAACTGATGGCTCATTGGGAGATATGTTGTACTTCCACTCTTTTCGTAATCCTGGATTGATTATTGACATCATTCAAG ATATTAGGGCCGTGAATGGTGAAGCTATTCATGCAAGTCCAAGGAAGACTGGGATGATAATTCTTGGTGGGGGACTCCCGAAACATCATATTTGCAATGCCAATATGATGCGTAACGGTGCAGACTATGCTCTCTTCATCAACACCGCTCAAGAGTTTGATGGAAGTGACTCAGGAGCCCGCCCCGATGAGGCTGTCTCCTGGGGCAAAATTCGAGGTTCGGCCAAGACTGTCAAG GTACATTGCGATGCAACAATTGCCTTCCCGTTGCTCGTAGCAGAAACATTTGCCttaagaagagagaagaagaaggagaaggaggtCAGTGTTGGAGTCCCAGAGAGCTGA
- the LOC101220126 gene encoding deoxyhypusine synthase isoform X1, which yields MDNNNVLESVRAAVFKESEDLEGKSIKIEGYDFNQGLNYSNLIRSMISTGFQASNLGDAIEVVNQMLDWRLADEKVTEDCSEEEKDPIFRESTRCKVFLGFTSNLISSGVRDTIRYLVEHHMVDVIVTTTGGIEEDLIKCLAPTYKGDFSLPGAFLRSKGLNRIGNLLVPNDNYCKFEDWVIPILDQMLKEQREENVLWTPSKVIRRLGREINDKSSYLYWAYKNNIPVFCPGLTDGSLGDMLYFHSFRNPGLIIDIIQDIRAVNGEAIHASPRKTGMIILGGGLPKHHICNANMMRNGADYALFINTAQEFDGSDSGARPDEAVSWGKIRGSAKTVKVHCDATIAFPLLVAETFALRREKKKEKEVSVGVPES from the exons ATGGATAACAATAATGTTTTAGAATCTGTGCGCGCTGCAGTTTTTAAGGAATCAGAGGATCTTGAGGGTAAAAGCATCAAAATTGAGGGATATGACTTCAATCAAGGATTAAACTACTCCAACCTTATCAGGTCTATGATCTCTACTGGATTTCAAGCCTCCAATTTGGGAGATGCCATAGAAGTCGTCAATCAAATG CTAGATTGGAGGCTTGCTGATGAGAAGGTGACCGAAGATTGTTCTGAGGAGGAGAAGGATCCAATCTTTAGGGAGTCGACGAGGTGCAAGGTGTTTCTTGGTTTCACTTCCAATCTAATTTCTTCTGGTGTTAGAGACACAATTCGTTATCTTGTTGAACACCATATG GTTGATGTAATTGTCACTACAACTGGTGGTATTGAAGAAGATCTTATAAAATGTCTTGCTCCCACATATAAAGGTGACTTTTCTCTTCCTGGAGCATTTCTTCGATCAAAAGGGCTGAATCGCATTGGTAACTTATTAGTTCCTAATGATAACTACTGCAAATTTGAGGATTGGGTAATCCCAATTTTGGATCAGATGTTGAAGGAACAACGTGAAGAG AATGTACTATGGACTCCATCCAAGGTAATCCGACGCTTGGGAAGAGAAATAAATGACAAGAGTTCGTATCTTTATTGGGCCTACAAG AACAATATTCCAGTCTTCTGTCCAGGATTAACTGATGGCTCATTGGGAGATATGTTGTACTTCCACTCTTTTCGTAATCCTGGATTGATTATTGACATCATTCAAG ATATTAGGGCCGTGAATGGTGAAGCTATTCATGCAAGTCCAAGGAAGACTGGGATGATAATTCTTGGTGGGGGACTCCCGAAACATCATATTTGCAATGCCAATATGATGCGTAACGGTGCAGACTATGCTCTCTTCATCAACACCGCTCAAGAGTTTGATGGAAGTGACTCAGGAGCCCGCCCCGATGAGGCTGTCTCCTGGGGCAAAATTCGAGGTTCGGCCAAGACTGTCAAG GTACATTGCGATGCAACAATTGCCTTCCCGTTGCTCGTAGCAGAAACATTTGCCttaagaagagagaagaagaaggagaaggaggtCAGTGTTGGAGTCCCAGAGAGCTGA